The following proteins are co-located in the Pseudodesulfovibrio alkaliphilus genome:
- a CDS encoding flavin reductase family protein — protein sequence MKKSLGPATLALPTPVWAVGSYDEEGRPNAMIAAWGGICCSQPPCLTVSVRPGRHTYAGIMRHKAFTVSVCPQALAAEADFLGLVSGRKTDKFAATGLTPVRGEHVNAPYIDEFPLVMECALIHSHDLGAHTLMVGEIKDVKCDADKLLDGKHPDPALVQPLVYAPGAGTYHGLGPMVAKGFHVGKAFMK from the coding sequence ATGAAAAAATCTCTCGGCCCGGCCACCCTGGCCCTGCCAACACCCGTGTGGGCCGTTGGCTCCTACGACGAAGAAGGCAGGCCCAACGCCATGATCGCGGCCTGGGGCGGCATCTGCTGCTCTCAGCCGCCCTGCCTGACCGTATCGGTGCGGCCGGGCCGCCACACCTATGCGGGTATCATGCGCCACAAGGCGTTCACCGTCAGCGTCTGCCCGCAAGCCCTGGCCGCCGAGGCGGATTTTCTCGGTCTGGTCTCCGGGCGCAAGACGGACAAATTCGCGGCAACGGGCCTGACCCCGGTTCGCGGCGAGCATGTGAACGCCCCCTATATCGACGAGTTTCCCCTGGTGATGGAGTGCGCCCTGATCCATTCCCACGACCTGGGCGCCCACACCCTGATGGTGGGCGAAATCAAGGATGTGAAGTGCGATGCGGACAAGCTGCTGGACGGCAAGCACCCTGACCCGGCCCTGGTGCAGCCCCTGGTCTATGCTCCGGGCGCTGGCACCTACCACGGCCTGGGGCCGATGGTGGCCAAGGGCTTCCATGTCGGCAAGGCGTTCATGAAGTGA
- a CDS encoding asparaginase — protein MTETERQGEIAVFFTGGTIGMTPAEGMPGVAPGGNFHKLLNQLAPQRPGVTLRPVAWSDKPSPHMTPADMLALAREVEAALARPQTLGAVILHGTDVLVETAYLCDMVIDSDKPVILTGSMRYYSESGYDGIRNLINAVRACLLPLPPGTGACVLMTDRLFAARDAVKVNSLNVDAFESREGGIVGYVAGESVILADRALTHTPRRKLHPVDMGANVPLLTAYTGMDRSLVDHLLTLGIQGLVVEGFGAGNVPPAVVPALGVCLDQGIPVVLATRCIKGGVWPIYGYPGGGADLAGLGVILCGRLGGPKARLRLICALGTTRDPDHIRALFEDA, from the coding sequence ATGACAGAGACAGAGAGACAGGGAGAAATCGCCGTCTTCTTCACCGGAGGAACCATCGGCATGACCCCGGCCGAGGGGATGCCCGGCGTGGCGCCGGGCGGCAACTTCCACAAGCTGCTCAACCAGCTGGCCCCCCAGCGACCGGGTGTGACCCTGCGCCCCGTGGCCTGGTCGGACAAACCCAGCCCGCACATGACCCCCGCCGACATGCTTGCCCTGGCCCGCGAGGTGGAGGCTGCCCTGGCCCGCCCGCAGACCCTGGGCGCAGTCATTCTGCACGGCACCGACGTGCTGGTGGAAACCGCCTACCTCTGCGACATGGTCATCGACTCGGACAAGCCCGTCATCCTGACCGGAAGCATGCGCTACTATTCGGAATCCGGCTACGACGGCATCCGCAACCTGATCAACGCTGTACGCGCCTGCCTGCTCCCCCTGCCGCCCGGCACCGGGGCCTGTGTGCTCATGACCGACCGCCTCTTCGCCGCCCGCGACGCGGTCAAGGTCAACTCCCTCAACGTGGATGCCTTCGAGTCCCGCGAGGGAGGCATTGTCGGCTATGTGGCGGGCGAGTCCGTCATCCTGGCCGATCGCGCCCTGACCCACACCCCGCGCCGCAAGCTCCACCCGGTGGACATGGGCGCCAACGTGCCGCTCCTGACCGCGTACACCGGGATGGACCGATCGCTTGTCGATCACTTGCTAACCCTAGGAATACAAGGGCTTGTCGTTGAGGGATTCGGCGCAGGCAATGTGCCGCCAGCCGTTGTCCCGGCCCTTGGCGTGTGCCTGGACCAAGGCATCCCCGTGGTCCTGGCCACCCGCTGCATCAAGGGCGGAGTCTGGCCCATCTACGGCTATCCCGGCGGCGGGGCCGATCTGGCCGGGCTGGGGGTCATCCTCTGCGGCCGACTGGGCGGCCCCAAGGCCCGGCTGCGACTCATCTGCGCCCTGGGCACCACCCGCGACCCGGACCACATCCGCGCCCTGTTCGAGGACGCATGA